CGGCGAGGGCTCGCACTGTTGAAGTCGTCGAGTCGCTGGCTTCGAAGCTTGCGCGTCAGGCGCAGCTAACGTCATTCCAGGACCTTCCGTCCTATGCCGGCACGCTCTATACGGACGTTGCCGGAAGCAAAGACGTGCTGGAGGTCAAAGTCGCGAGTACCGACGGCAAGGCCATGGTGCTCAGGGCGTCAGGCGAGATGGAGCCAACAGATGTGGACAAAGACCCCCTGTTCAAGGAAGCCTTTCAGGGGCGATTGGCCTACGGAAATCCGTTCCGCTACCCCGGCACCGGCCAGATCGCGGTGGAGATCGTGGTCCCGCTGCGGGACGAGCAGTCGGGCAAGGTGAGCGGCGCGCTGAGCGGCGTGGTGCCAGCCGATTACATGGCGCAGCAGGCGGGCGGCCTGAAGCTCGGCAAGACCGGGTTGGGGATGCTCGTCAACCAGGACGGCCTGGTGCTGGCTCACCCTGACCAGAAGCAAGTGCTCACCCTCAACCTCATAGCCGGCGCGGCCAGCGACGCGGAACGGAACGTCTACCGCGAGGTGCTGGCCTCCGACCGCTCCACGGTCAGGTTTACCCGGCTTGGGGGGCAGGAACAGTTGATAGGCGTCCAGCCCATCGAGGGCACGCCCTGGAGACTGGTCATCCAGGCCTCCCGCGCCGAGCTGACGCAGGCTGTGGGAGCGCTGTTCCGCCAGACGGTAATCATTGGCGCCGTCATGGCCCTGGTGGCCCTGGCCGCTGCCTACTGGGTCGGGCGCCTTCAGTCGCGGGGCGTGGTCGAAGTGGCCCACGCGATGGAGGGGCTGGCGGAGGGTGACCTGACGCGGGCCGTGCCCGTCCGGGGGCGCACTGAGATCGCCCGCCTGGCGCAAGCGTTCAACAGGACGTCCGAGCGGCTCCGGCAGCTTGTCGGACAGGTTCGCGGCGGAGCCCAGCAGGTGGCCAACTCGAGCCAGGAGCTGGCCAGTTCGTCGCAGCAGGTGGGGCAGGGCGTGCAGCAGGTGGCAGCCACCGTCGATCAGATGGCCAAGGCGAGCGAACGGCAGTCCTCCGCCGCCTCCAGCGCCTCCGGGAGCGTGCGGCAGATGGGCGAGTCGGTGCGGCGGGTCTCAACGGCCATCAAGGAGATCGCCGACGGCAGCAACGACGTGGCAAGGCTCGCCCGGGACGGGCAGTCGGCCCTCGGCAACATCACGCAGCGGATGGCGCAGATTGAGCAGACCGCCGGGGAGTCGGGCAGGGCCGTAGAGGACCTGGGCCACCGCTCGCAGCGCATCGGCCAGATCGTAGACGTCATCACGGGGATCGCCGAGCAGACCAACCTTTTGGCGCTCAATGCCGCCATTGAGGCGGCCCGGGCCGGAGAGCAGGGCAGGGGCTTCGCCGTGGTGGCCGAGGAAGTGAGGAAGCTTGCCGAGCAGTCTCGCCAGGCGGCGGCCGAGATCGCCAACCTGATCGCGGAGATCCGGCAGGAGGTGGAACGCGCCGTTCGCAACACGGAGGCGGTGCGGGCGGCCGTTTCCGAGGGCGTGGATGCCGTGAATGCATCGGGCCAGACGTTTGAGGCCATCACGCAGGCCGTGGATCGCTCGGTGACCCAGACCATGGAGGTGAGTAAGGCCGCCGAGGAGATGGCGGCCGCAAGTGAAGCCGCCATCAAGGCGGTGGACGAGATCGCGGCCATCACCCAGGAGAACGCGGCGGGTGCCGAAGAGGTGGCCTCCAGCACCGAGGAGCAGTCCTCCGCCGTTGAGGAGATCGCCGGCGCCGCTCAGAGGTTGGCGCGCATGGCGCAGGAGCTGCTCAAGGCGGTTGAGGCGTTCAGGGTGTAAAGCTTGCAGCACGCGCCTGCCTGTTGCTGCTGGCCGGCCCCGGGCGTTTCGCTCGGGGCCGGCCCTTTTCTACGCAGGCCATGGGCGCCGAGGGCTGGCAATCACATGTGGCGCTTCCGGCGGCGGTAGGCCTTGACGTCCCGGTAGCTCTTCTGGCCACCTTCCCCCGACAGGCCCAGGTAAAACTCCTGGACGTCGGGGTTCGACCGCAGCGAATCGGCGGACCCCTCGAGGACGATGCGGCCGTTCTCCATGACGTAGCCCCGGTGGGCAATTGAAAGGGCCATCCGGGCGTTTTGCTCGACGAGGAGGACCGTCACGCCTTCTTCCTGGTTGATCCGCTGGATGATGGCGAAGATCTCTCGCACCAGCAGCGGCGACAGCCCC
This is a stretch of genomic DNA from Bacillota bacterium. It encodes these proteins:
- a CDS encoding ABC transporter ATP-binding protein, which produces GLSPLLVREIFAIIQRINQEEGVTVLLVEQNARMALSIAHRGYVMENGRIVLEGSADSLRSNPDVQEFYLGLSGEGGQKSYRDVKAYRRRKRHM
- a CDS encoding methyl-accepting chemotaxis protein; its protein translation is MRSFSQQLMAAMVMLVVLSAAAVAVLVYTTSSRMLVQQIQETAYSQLRLSGRLIEAARARTVEVVESLASKLARQAQLTSFQDLPSYAGTLYTDVAGSKDVLEVKVASTDGKAMVLRASGEMEPTDVDKDPLFKEAFQGRLAYGNPFRYPGTGQIAVEIVVPLRDEQSGKVSGALSGVVPADYMAQQAGGLKLGKTGLGMLVNQDGLVLAHPDQKQVLTLNLIAGAASDAERNVYREVLASDRSTVRFTRLGGQEQLIGVQPIEGTPWRLVIQASRAELTQAVGALFRQTVIIGAVMALVALAAAYWVGRLQSRGVVEVAHAMEGLAEGDLTRAVPVRGRTEIARLAQAFNRTSERLRQLVGQVRGGAQQVANSSQELASSSQQVGQGVQQVAATVDQMAKASERQSSAASSASGSVRQMGESVRRVSTAIKEIADGSNDVARLARDGQSALGNITQRMAQIEQTAGESGRAVEDLGHRSQRIGQIVDVITGIAEQTNLLALNAAIEAARAGEQGRGFAVVAEEVRKLAEQSRQAAAEIANLIAEIRQEVERAVRNTEAVRAAVSEGVDAVNASGQTFEAITQAVDRSVTQTMEVSKAAEEMAAASEAAIKAVDEIAAITQENAAGAEEVASSTEEQSSAVEEIAGAAQRLARMAQELLKAVEAFRV